From a region of the Zingiber officinale cultivar Zhangliang chromosome 4B, Zo_v1.1, whole genome shotgun sequence genome:
- the LOC121975096 gene encoding 60S ribosomal protein L8, with protein sequence MGRVIRAQRKGAGSVFKSHTHHRKGPARFRSLDYGERNGYLKGVVTEVIHDPGRGAPLARVTFRHPFRFKLQKELFIAAEGMYTGQFVYCGRKATLMVGNVLPLRSIPEGAVVCNVEHHVGDRGVLARASGDYAIVISHNPDNGTSRIKLPSGAKKIVPSNCRAMIGQVAGGGRTEKPLLKAGNAYHKFRVKRNCWPKVRGVAMNPVEHPHGGGNHQHIGHASTVRRDAPPGQKVGLIAARRTGRLRGQAAATASKAD encoded by the exons ATGGGACGCGTAATCCGTGCCCAGAGGAAGGGAGCCGGGTCGGTTTTCAAGTCCCACACCCACCATCGTAAGGGGCCGGCCAGGTTCCGCAGCCTCGACTACGGGGAGCGCAACGGGTACCTCAAGGGCGTGGTGACGGAGGTCATTCACGACCCCGGCCGCGGCGCACCACTTGCCCGTGTCACCTTCCGCCACCCCTTCCGCTTTAAGTTGCAGAAGGAGCTCTTCATCGCCGCCGAGGGGATGTACACTGGCCAGTTCGTTTACTGTGGTCGCAAGGCCACCCTCATGGTCGGAAACGTACTCCCCCTCCGATCCATTCCTGAGGGTGCCGTTGTCTGCAACGTGGAGCACCACGTCGGCGATCGTGGTGTCCTTGCCCGCGCCTCCGGCGACTACGCCATCGTGATTAGCCATAACCCTGACAACGGTACAAGCAG GATCAAGCTTCCCTCTGGTGCCAAAAAGATTGTTCCAAGCAACTGCCGTGCGATGATAGGACAGGTTGCGGGTGGTGGGAGAACTGAGAAGCCTCTTCTCAAGGCAGGCAATGCATACCACAAGTTCAGGGTGAAGAGAAACTGCTGGCCGAAGGTCCGTGGTGTGGCAATGAACCCTGTTGAGCATCCTCACGGAGGAGGTAATCACCAGCACATTGGTCATGCCTCTACTGTCCGCAGGGATGCTCCTCCTGGGCAGAAGGTTGGTCTCATTGCTGCAAGGAGAACAGGCCGTCTCAGGGGACAGGCTGCTGCCACTGCCTCGAAGGCAGACTAG